A stretch of DNA from Lotus japonicus ecotype B-129 chromosome 4, LjGifu_v1.2:
ACTATTCAAAGTTTTGAGTCTCTACTTTAGGTCTCAATGTAAGTCACAAAAGCAACTCAATTAAACATCCAAGATCAAATCATCCACAGCTCAATTAAGTagaatataaattttttccaAGCTTCTCTTTAAAATAATGTATCACGGACAGTTCCCAGGAGGAAAGGCAACAAAATAGAAATGGTCGGAAAAATGTGACATATGAGTACACAAGAAAATACTACTAGATTATACCAAACTAAAAGAGGATATCTAATTATTCATCTAGCAGAAATAGCCAAGTTAGCACACACAGAAGCAATCATGTTAATAGCATTATAACATAGTGGAAAGCCAATAGAAGGTACAAAACATATAGGGAACGGAACTGCAATTTGTCCACAGCAGGATATCTCCTTGGACTATTGAATAATCTAAAAGAACTAACGTGACAAAGAAAGAGTACTGAACTAAACTTGAAATATTCAAAAACAATGTGAACAAAGAAGTATATGAGCTTACAATTACATCTGCATCTGGGTGGTTAGCTACCAATACCATCACTCTCCTAGGTGCCTCTTTAATCTTATATGTGGGAGTGCGCTCTCGGCCATAATATTCAAAAACAATGTGAACAAAGAAGTGTATGAGCTTACAGTAATACAGTTACATCTGCATCTGGGTGGTTGGCAACCACACTCCTACGTGCCTCTAATAAACAGCAAAAACCATGAAATTGCACATAACAAGGAAAATTATAATAACATAACCACAGTATTGTCAAGCAAGCCATGAACCAAACAATATTTTAAATCTTCACTATCAACATGGAACTGAAACCATTGTAGAAATATAAACTACATACATTTCGTGAGAGAAGGAAATTGCTAACCATGTACAAAAGTCATTGACAATGTTGAGAGGTACTGATGGAAGCAGTATCATGCTTATTAGGAACGAATTGAAACACCTGTCACAAGCACCTTAATCacaaatttataatatatacaTCTTAGAATTAGAATTAAtccatttttctcttgaaaTCAATTGGCAAATTGAAAGGAACGAATTGAAAACAGTAGAGGAATAGATTTACGATAGTAGTTGTGGCAAATTGAAAGGAACAAATTGAAACACAAGTAAAAACAAATAGTGATTATCAAGTGTCTATTCACTTCACAGATTACTTATCTTGGCAAATGAACTAGATCCCAACCTAGACGGTTTCTAGATTTACatctattagaaaaaaaataatgtgctACAGCTTTCAACCACCAAACTAAACAAGGACTCTCTCTTTCTTGAGAAGGTATGTGCAAATCCTCCTTCCTGGGCAGTATAGTTGAGGAGTCTTTCCCTCTGCTTCCTGCATAGTCTTCACTATAAAGTCCTGAAGAATACCAATGTTGTCATCTTCTGCTTTCTACAGGGCGGGCCTCAAGCCTTTGTCAAAATATAAGCCATCCACAATTTTTTCATTCCACATGCATGCTGCAAAAGCGATAACATCTCCGGTGTCAATGAAGTCTTCACATGCGTTGTTGAAAAACGAGCCAGAATGGCAACAATTCATGAAGGCGTACAGGGTGACACCCGACGGAACCTTCAGCCTTATGTCACGCCAGAAATCCTCACTTATGAGTTCTCCTTCTGCACTAAGAACTGAGGCTGGACGCGCAATTTCATCCACAAGTACGCCGTGACCCGCCACATAAAGAAATAAACGGTCACCACTTTGAGAGTTCACCACCATTTCTGAAACGTAGTTGGTTATGTTGTCATAACTTGCATTCCTATATCTGTGACCTTTATCACATAGCGCCAGAATTTCCTCCGCTGGAAATTCAAATTTCCGCCTCAATATCCCATACACACTACGGATTTCCTTATCAACTTTAGTTAACCTTCCTTCCCCCTTCATGCCCCCTGGATACTCCATGCCGATAATTATGGCTTTTATGTTAA
This window harbors:
- the LOC130713247 gene encoding metacaspase-7-like, giving the protein MRAKKRKKRQQRRKTNKVLNIKAIIIGMEYPGGMKGEGRLTKVDKEIRSVYGILRRKFEFPAEEILALCDKGHRYRNASYDNITNYVSEMVVNSQSGDRLFLYVAGHGVLVDEIARPASVLSAEGELISEDFWRDIRLKVPSGVTLYAFMNCCHSGSFFNNACEDFIDTGDVIAFAACMWNEKIVDGLYFDKGLRPAL